In a genomic window of Paraburkholderia phenazinium:
- the moeB gene encoding molybdopterin-synthase adenylyltransferase MoeB translates to MRPAIIELAPNDAYERQQSGALLVDVREDGERATGMAKGATGVGRARLEAEPAVWLPDPTAEILLICAAGARSLQCAGILRGLGYEHVYSVSGGTKGWQTADLPMTEPTADTDFLERYSRHLRLPEVGLDGQRRLAAARVALIGAGGLGSPAALYLAAAGIGHITLIDDDVVDRSNLQRQVLHRDADIGTPKVESACRTLLALNPHIAIDARRTRLLAANVERLLSGHDVVIDGSDNFSTRYLVNDACVRLGVPMVYGAVQGFDGQVSVFWPAHAGGSCYRCLFPEPPSPEFAPNCSEAGVLGVLPGVIGLLQATEAVKLILGIGESLSGTLLRFDALGMRFDRLRLERDPACPRCGDGIGTADYVDLPAACAAH, encoded by the coding sequence ATGAGACCCGCCATTATTGAACTTGCCCCCAACGATGCTTATGAACGCCAGCAATCGGGGGCGTTGCTGGTCGACGTGCGCGAAGACGGCGAGCGCGCGACAGGCATGGCAAAAGGCGCGACGGGCGTGGGCCGGGCTCGGCTCGAAGCCGAGCCGGCCGTCTGGTTGCCCGACCCCACCGCCGAGATTCTGTTGATCTGCGCGGCCGGCGCACGCTCGCTGCAATGCGCGGGCATACTTCGGGGCCTGGGCTATGAACACGTCTACTCGGTCAGCGGCGGCACCAAGGGTTGGCAAACGGCGGATTTGCCGATGACGGAACCCACTGCGGACACGGATTTTCTCGAACGCTATTCGCGTCATCTGCGTCTGCCGGAGGTGGGACTGGACGGGCAACGCAGACTAGCTGCAGCCCGGGTCGCGCTCATCGGTGCCGGCGGCCTGGGTTCACCCGCGGCGCTGTATCTGGCGGCCGCCGGGATCGGCCACATCACGCTGATCGACGACGACGTTGTCGATCGCAGCAACCTGCAGCGGCAGGTGCTGCACCGCGATGCCGATATCGGCACGCCCAAGGTCGAGTCCGCTTGCCGCACCTTGCTGGCGCTCAATCCGCACATCGCGATCGACGCGCGGCGCACGCGCCTCTTGGCCGCCAACGTCGAACGCCTGTTGAGCGGGCACGACGTGGTGATCGACGGGTCCGACAATTTCTCCACCCGCTACCTCGTGAACGATGCCTGCGTGCGGCTCGGCGTGCCCATGGTCTACGGCGCGGTGCAGGGATTCGATGGGCAGGTCAGCGTGTTCTGGCCCGCGCATGCGGGCGGCAGTTGCTATCGCTGCCTGTTTCCCGAACCGCCATCGCCGGAGTTCGCGCCCAACTGCTCCGAAGCCGGCGTACTCGGCGTATTGCCCGGCGTGATCGGCCTGCTGCAGGCCACTGAAGCCGTCAAGCTGATCCTCGGTATCGGGGAGTCGCTGTCCGGCACCTTGCTGCGCTTCGACGCGCTGGGCATGCGCTTCGACCGGCTGCGTCTCGAACGCGACCCGGCCTGCCCGCGTTGCGGCGACGGTATCGGCACAGCGGATTATGTCGATCTCCCGGCCGCCTGCGCGGCGCATTGA